In one window of Microplitis demolitor isolate Queensland-Clemson2020A chromosome 4, iyMicDemo2.1a, whole genome shotgun sequence DNA:
- the LOC103570576 gene encoding adenylate cyclase type 3 isoform X1, with the protein MSHRQILPNEESYLKSGRPSRIFKTSFANPNLERLYRASSLQQRRGGLHCFLISAILYDMYMLISPDVEVTTKGIFAVFLGLNLGLLALAERGTRARDKLWSTMPHLAWQLSTAQILIHLFLKNNVVTPRDSFGWLLLLLYLLFATLPLRLLHVALLVLGTASTYIVAVVGLAKVPSQTPLEVLIITVTLSAGAAILGASSYSLAEFQQRRAFLETRQSLQVQLVIEEQSAEQERLLLSVLPEHVAVKMRQDLGASFDTQFKKIYMSRHENVSILYADIVGFTAISSTYSASELVKILNELFARFDQLSERYEQLRIKILGDCYYCISGAPVERPDHAILCIHMGLSMVEAIKYVQATTKSPVDMRVGIHTGAVLAGVLGQRQWQFDVYSKDVELANKMESSGMAGRVHISNATLNFLNDEFEVEPAYGEKREEALAKAGLVTYFIVRTLKPFKPAITKSLASLADAENNTQRIMNHGDIKSNNNNVNSKEDSEDFRERLRQELGNRDGGAELKGNASWLTLHFTDPNVESAFHCSGEAFSPLSLLGGPLVMVCAAPIWRLQPWGPFTWGGAGVVTLFGVVLAGATCLSSAVRARWLRRTLALLMIFSLSVFLLLDMVNCGIVEDVDPPTNASLNWSPRCPYPSYYSYVGVLALIVISMPTYISYLGKSVLMFLLAGAQCSMNILMLGHCLDREDIASTLPPPDQPVAYPLKYSLSATLLTIASTLVVVSRYAEKARRILYLRGREVVAQRERAADMKRRNGALIYNILPPHVATYFLSTTRHHDDLYSQSYAEVGVLFASMPNFADFYSEESINNQGLECLRFLNEVISDFDAILDKSEFKCIIKIKTIGSTYMAASGISECAEPEDGPRWGHLSTLVGFALELKKALSILNEQSFNHFVLKMGINQGPVTAGVIGARKPHYDIWGNTVNVASRMESTGKVGHIQVTDETRQILEPFGYGFIQRGMIFVKGKGQLLTHYLVSKDGVNLELDSDLPVVPTHPIIYQ; encoded by the exons atgtcCCACCGTCAAATTTTACCAAATGAGGAGTCGTACCTAAAATCAGGTCGGCCCtcgagaatttttaaaaccagTTTTGCGAATCCTAATCTTGAACGGCTTTACCGAGCTTCATCACTTCAACAAAGACGTGGTGGACTTCATTGTTTTCTTATATCAGCTATACTCTATGACATGTATATGTTAATATCACCAGATGTTGAAGTAACGACTAAAGGAATTTTTGCTGTATTTTTGGGTTTAAATTTGGGACTATTAGCTCTTGCTGAACGTGGCACTCGGGCTAGAGATAAGCTTTGGTCGACAATGCCACACTTGGCTTGGCAATTATCAACAGCTCAAATattgatacatttatttctaaaaaataatgtggTCACACCAAGAGATAGTTTCGGATGGTTACTTTTACTTCTTTATCTTCTTTTTGCTACTTTACCGCTCAGGCTTCTTCATGTTGCGTTACTGGTACTTGGTACAGCTTCAACTTAtattgttgctgttgttggaCTAGCTAAAGTTCCTTCTCAAACGCCGCTTGAAGTTCTG ataataACAGTGACACTGTCAGCTGGGGCAGCAATTCTAGGAGCATCAAGTTACTCATTGGCAGAGTTCCAACAACGTCGCGCATTCTTAGAGACCCGTCAAAGTTTGCAGGTTCAGTTAGTGATCGAAGAGCAAAGTGCCGAGCAAGAAAGATTACTTTTAAGTGTACTACCAGAACACGTGGCTGTTAAAATGCGTCAAGATTTGGGTGCATCATTTGATactcaattcaaaaaaatttatatgtcaaGGCATGAAAATGTTTCAATTCTCTATGCTGATATTGTAGGATTTACAGCAATTTCATCAACATACAGTGCAAGCGaacttgttaaaattttaaacgaacTTTTTGCTCGTTTCGATCAATTGAGTGAacg gtATGAGCAATTACGAATTAAAATTCTGGGTGATTGTTACTATTGTATCAGTGGTGCTCCAGTTGAGCGACCAGATCATGCAATATTGTGTATACACATGGGTTTATCAATGGTAGAAGCAATAAAATATGTTCAAGCAACGACTAAAAGTCCTGTGGACATGAGAGTCGGTATTCATACTGGAGCTGTGCTTGCTGGTGTTCTTGGCCAGAGACAGTGGCAATTTGACGTTTATAGCAAGGACGTAGAGCTGGCTAATAAAATGGAGAGCAGTGGAATGGCtgg acGTGTTCATATCTCAAATgcaacattaaattttctcaatgATGAATTTGAAGTTGAACCAGCGTATGGGGAAAAACGTGAAGAAGCTTTAGCTAAAGCTGGATtagttacttattttattgttagGACATTGAAACCATTTAAACCGGCTATAACTAAAAGTCTCGCATCACTTGCTGATGCTGAAAATAATACTCAAAGGATAATGAATCACGGTGATATAaagagtaataataataatgtaaatagcAAAGAAGATTCAGAAGATTTTCGTGAACGATTACGACAGGAACTCGGGAATAGAG ATGGAGGAGCTGAATTAAAAGGAAATGCTTCTTGGTTAACATTACATTTTACGGATCCAAATGTTGAGTCCGCTTTCCACTGTAGTGGAGAAGCATTTTCACCTTTATCACTGCtgg gCGGTCCCTTGGTGATGGTTTGTGCTGCACCAATATGGAGATTACAGCCCTGGGGACCTTTTACCTGGGGTGGTGCAGGTGTTGTGACTCTTTTTGGAGTTGTTCTTGCTGGTGCAACATGCCTAAGTAGTGCCGTTCGAGCTCGATGGCTTAGACGAACTCTTGCCcttcttatgattttttctctcagtgtttttttattgctggatatg GTTAATTGTGGGATTGTTGAAGATGTTGATCCACCGACAAATGCATCCTTAAATTGGTCACCACGTTGTCCCTATCCATCGTATTATTCTTATGTTGGAGTACTTGCGTTGATTGTAATTTCTATGCCAACATATATTAGTTACTTAGGCAAATCAGTATTAATGTTTTTACTAGCTGGTGCGCAATGTTCGATGAATATTCTAATGCTTGGACATTGTCTTGATCGTGAAGATATAGCTTCTACATTACCACCACCAGATCAGCCAGTTGCCTATCCACTCAAGTATTCATTGTCAGCTACACTGCTTACCATTGCTTCAACTCTTGTTGTTGTTTCAAGATAC gCAGAGAAAGCACGTAGAATACTATATTTACGAGGTAGAGAAGTAGTCGCCCAGAGAGAACGTGCAGCAGACATGAAGCGAAGAAACGGTGCATTGATTTATAACATCTTACCGCCTCATGTAGCTACATACTTTTTATCAACAACTCGGCATCACGACGATCTTTACAGCCAGAGTTACGCTGAAGTAGGAGTACTTTTTGCAAGTATGCCAAATTTTGCTGATTTTTACAGTGAAGaaagtattaataatcaaGGTCTTGAATGCTTGAGGTTTCTCAATGAAGTAATATCCGACTTTGATGCG attcTAGATAAAAGTGAGTTCAAGTGTATCATTAAGATAAAGACGATTGGCTCAACTTATATGGCAGCCTCAGGAATTTCGGAATGTGCAGAGCCTGAAGATGGGCCTAGATGGGGACATTTATCTACACTAGTTGGATTTGCTCTGGAACTAAAAAAAGCACTCTCTATTCTTAATGAGCAAAGTTTCAACCACTTTGTTTTGAAAATGGGTATCAATCAAGGACCAGTTACAGCTGGTGTTATTGGTGCTAGAAAACCTCATTATGATATTTGGGGTAATACTGTTAACGTTGCTTCAAGAATGGAAAGTACAGGAAAAGTTGGTCATATTCAA
- the LOC103570576 gene encoding adenylate cyclase type 3 isoform X2 yields MSHRQILPNEESYLKSGRPSRIFKTSFANPNLERLYRASSLQQRRGGLHCFLISAILYDMYMLISPDVEVTTKGIFAVFLGLNLGLLALAERGTRARDKLWSTMPHLAWQLSTAQILIHLFLKNNVVTPRDSFGWLLLLLYLLFATLPLRLLHVALLVLGTASTYIVAVVGLAKVPSQTPLEVLIITVTLSAGAAILGASSYSLAEFQQRRAFLETRQSLQVQLVIEEQSAEQERLLLSVLPEHVAVKMRQDLGASFDTQFKKIYMSRHENVSILYADIVGFTAISSTYSASELVKILNELFARFDQLSERYEQLRIKILGDCYYCISGAPVERPDHAILCIHMGLSMVEAIKYVQATTKSPVDMRVGIHTGAVLAGVLGQRQWQFDVYSKDVELANKMESSGMAGRVHISNATLNFLNDEFEVEPAYGEKREEALAKAGLVTYFIVRTLKPFKPAITKSLASLADAENNTQRIMNHGDIKSNNNNVNSKEDSEDFRERLRQELGNRDGGAELKGNASWLTLHFTDPNVESAFHCSGEAFSPLSLLGGPLVMVCAAPIWRLQPWGPFTWGGAGVVTLFGVVLAGATCLSSAVRARWLRRTLALLMIFSLSVFLLLDMVNCGIVEDVDPPTNASLNWSPRCPYPSYYSYVGVLALIVISMPTYISYLGKSVLMFLLAGAQCSMNILMLGHCLDREDIASTLPPPDQPVAYPLKYSLSATLLTIASTLVVVSRYAEKARRILYLRGREVVAQRERAADMKRRNGALIYNILPPHVATYFLSTTRHHDDLYSQSYAEVGVLFASMPNFADFYSEESINNQGLECLRFLNEVISDFDAILDKSEFKCIIKIKTIGSTYMAASGISECAEPEDGPRWGHLSTLVGFALELKKALSILNEQSFNHFVLKMGINQGPVTAGVIGARKPHYDIWGNTVNVASRMESTGKVGHIQNLPGKS; encoded by the exons atgtcCCACCGTCAAATTTTACCAAATGAGGAGTCGTACCTAAAATCAGGTCGGCCCtcgagaatttttaaaaccagTTTTGCGAATCCTAATCTTGAACGGCTTTACCGAGCTTCATCACTTCAACAAAGACGTGGTGGACTTCATTGTTTTCTTATATCAGCTATACTCTATGACATGTATATGTTAATATCACCAGATGTTGAAGTAACGACTAAAGGAATTTTTGCTGTATTTTTGGGTTTAAATTTGGGACTATTAGCTCTTGCTGAACGTGGCACTCGGGCTAGAGATAAGCTTTGGTCGACAATGCCACACTTGGCTTGGCAATTATCAACAGCTCAAATattgatacatttatttctaaaaaataatgtggTCACACCAAGAGATAGTTTCGGATGGTTACTTTTACTTCTTTATCTTCTTTTTGCTACTTTACCGCTCAGGCTTCTTCATGTTGCGTTACTGGTACTTGGTACAGCTTCAACTTAtattgttgctgttgttggaCTAGCTAAAGTTCCTTCTCAAACGCCGCTTGAAGTTCTG ataataACAGTGACACTGTCAGCTGGGGCAGCAATTCTAGGAGCATCAAGTTACTCATTGGCAGAGTTCCAACAACGTCGCGCATTCTTAGAGACCCGTCAAAGTTTGCAGGTTCAGTTAGTGATCGAAGAGCAAAGTGCCGAGCAAGAAAGATTACTTTTAAGTGTACTACCAGAACACGTGGCTGTTAAAATGCGTCAAGATTTGGGTGCATCATTTGATactcaattcaaaaaaatttatatgtcaaGGCATGAAAATGTTTCAATTCTCTATGCTGATATTGTAGGATTTACAGCAATTTCATCAACATACAGTGCAAGCGaacttgttaaaattttaaacgaacTTTTTGCTCGTTTCGATCAATTGAGTGAacg gtATGAGCAATTACGAATTAAAATTCTGGGTGATTGTTACTATTGTATCAGTGGTGCTCCAGTTGAGCGACCAGATCATGCAATATTGTGTATACACATGGGTTTATCAATGGTAGAAGCAATAAAATATGTTCAAGCAACGACTAAAAGTCCTGTGGACATGAGAGTCGGTATTCATACTGGAGCTGTGCTTGCTGGTGTTCTTGGCCAGAGACAGTGGCAATTTGACGTTTATAGCAAGGACGTAGAGCTGGCTAATAAAATGGAGAGCAGTGGAATGGCtgg acGTGTTCATATCTCAAATgcaacattaaattttctcaatgATGAATTTGAAGTTGAACCAGCGTATGGGGAAAAACGTGAAGAAGCTTTAGCTAAAGCTGGATtagttacttattttattgttagGACATTGAAACCATTTAAACCGGCTATAACTAAAAGTCTCGCATCACTTGCTGATGCTGAAAATAATACTCAAAGGATAATGAATCACGGTGATATAaagagtaataataataatgtaaatagcAAAGAAGATTCAGAAGATTTTCGTGAACGATTACGACAGGAACTCGGGAATAGAG ATGGAGGAGCTGAATTAAAAGGAAATGCTTCTTGGTTAACATTACATTTTACGGATCCAAATGTTGAGTCCGCTTTCCACTGTAGTGGAGAAGCATTTTCACCTTTATCACTGCtgg gCGGTCCCTTGGTGATGGTTTGTGCTGCACCAATATGGAGATTACAGCCCTGGGGACCTTTTACCTGGGGTGGTGCAGGTGTTGTGACTCTTTTTGGAGTTGTTCTTGCTGGTGCAACATGCCTAAGTAGTGCCGTTCGAGCTCGATGGCTTAGACGAACTCTTGCCcttcttatgattttttctctcagtgtttttttattgctggatatg GTTAATTGTGGGATTGTTGAAGATGTTGATCCACCGACAAATGCATCCTTAAATTGGTCACCACGTTGTCCCTATCCATCGTATTATTCTTATGTTGGAGTACTTGCGTTGATTGTAATTTCTATGCCAACATATATTAGTTACTTAGGCAAATCAGTATTAATGTTTTTACTAGCTGGTGCGCAATGTTCGATGAATATTCTAATGCTTGGACATTGTCTTGATCGTGAAGATATAGCTTCTACATTACCACCACCAGATCAGCCAGTTGCCTATCCACTCAAGTATTCATTGTCAGCTACACTGCTTACCATTGCTTCAACTCTTGTTGTTGTTTCAAGATAC gCAGAGAAAGCACGTAGAATACTATATTTACGAGGTAGAGAAGTAGTCGCCCAGAGAGAACGTGCAGCAGACATGAAGCGAAGAAACGGTGCATTGATTTATAACATCTTACCGCCTCATGTAGCTACATACTTTTTATCAACAACTCGGCATCACGACGATCTTTACAGCCAGAGTTACGCTGAAGTAGGAGTACTTTTTGCAAGTATGCCAAATTTTGCTGATTTTTACAGTGAAGaaagtattaataatcaaGGTCTTGAATGCTTGAGGTTTCTCAATGAAGTAATATCCGACTTTGATGCG attcTAGATAAAAGTGAGTTCAAGTGTATCATTAAGATAAAGACGATTGGCTCAACTTATATGGCAGCCTCAGGAATTTCGGAATGTGCAGAGCCTGAAGATGGGCCTAGATGGGGACATTTATCTACACTAGTTGGATTTGCTCTGGAACTAAAAAAAGCACTCTCTATTCTTAATGAGCAAAGTTTCAACCACTTTGTTTTGAAAATGGGTATCAATCAAGGACCAGTTACAGCTGGTGTTATTGGTGCTAGAAAACCTCATTATGATATTTGGGGTAATACTGTTAACGTTGCTTCAAGAATGGAAAGTACAGGAAAAGTTGGTCATATTCAA